One stretch of Halobaculum marinum DNA includes these proteins:
- a CDS encoding thiamine ABC transporter substrate-binding protein, protein MTDTNGRTRRQFLRVAGAAGVAGLAGCAAEPVDDATSEPSIGTSDDEVTTSGTTTGAPTESMADTLVVATYPPFVNAPSTSPGAWLKEEFEAEYDATLVYQTPDSELNYYIERAVQGVDFEADVYVGLDTGQLIDADSKQGEGQFTGSLFAEAGDVAGSDRVKEGLRFDPQNRAVPFDTGYVSLVWNATMDDGEFAAPETFEELATGDYASDLIAQNPTTSTTGEAFMLHTVDAFGEDGFLDYWSRLQDNGVTVLGSWSDSYSAYLNEEAPMVVSYSTDQVYAAAEGQDLQKHQIRFLNDQGYANPEGMARFASSDAPRLARRFMEFVLRPEIQAGIAQRNVAFPAITDAPLPEDYAQYAKEPAEPVTFTYDELEANLSTWTDQWARRFAGG, encoded by the coding sequence ATGACAGACACAAACGGGCGAACCAGACGGCAGTTCCTCCGGGTCGCGGGCGCCGCGGGCGTCGCCGGACTGGCGGGCTGTGCGGCCGAACCGGTCGACGACGCGACGAGTGAGCCGTCCATCGGGACGAGCGACGACGAGGTGACGACGTCCGGCACGACGACGGGCGCGCCGACGGAGTCGATGGCGGACACGCTCGTCGTGGCGACGTACCCGCCGTTCGTGAACGCCCCCTCCACCAGCCCCGGCGCGTGGCTGAAAGAGGAGTTCGAGGCCGAGTACGACGCGACCTTGGTGTACCAGACGCCCGACTCGGAACTCAACTACTACATCGAGCGCGCGGTGCAGGGCGTCGACTTCGAGGCGGACGTGTACGTCGGTCTCGACACCGGCCAACTCATCGACGCCGACTCCAAGCAGGGCGAGGGGCAGTTCACGGGGTCGCTGTTCGCCGAGGCGGGCGACGTGGCGGGGAGCGACCGCGTGAAGGAGGGGCTCCGGTTCGACCCGCAGAACCGCGCCGTCCCGTTCGACACGGGGTACGTGTCGCTGGTGTGGAACGCGACGATGGACGACGGCGAGTTCGCCGCACCCGAGACGTTCGAGGAGTTGGCGACCGGCGACTACGCGAGCGACCTCATCGCGCAGAACCCGACCACCTCGACGACGGGGGAGGCGTTCATGCTCCACACCGTCGACGCCTTCGGCGAGGACGGCTTCCTCGACTACTGGAGTCGCCTCCAGGACAACGGCGTCACCGTCCTCGGGAGTTGGTCCGACTCCTACTCGGCGTACCTCAACGAGGAGGCGCCGATGGTCGTCTCCTACTCCACCGACCAGGTGTACGCCGCCGCCGAGGGACAGGACCTCCAGAAACACCAGATCCGCTTCCTGAACGACCAGGGGTACGCCAACCCCGAGGGGATGGCCCGCTTCGCCTCCAGCGACGCCCCGCGGCTCGCCCGACGGTTCATGGAGTTCGTGCTCCGGCCCGAGATTCAGGCGGGCATCGCCCAGCGCAACGTCGCGTTCCCGGCGATCACTGACGCGCCGCTCCCCGAGGACTACGCGCAGTACGCCAAGGAACCCGCCGAACCGGTCACCTTCACGTACGACGAACTCGAAGCGAATCTCAGCACATGGACGGATCAGTGGGCGCGGCGCTTCGCCGGCGGGTGA
- a CDS encoding AI-2E family transporter — protein MQPSRRTALAALLAGLLVVTAAVLESVLSTVVFAITVAYVLYPLRQWISARGYPDRVAAGTATVAGFLGVVALAAPLSYVLYRRRRDLLDFFATIPAEIVIDLGSMVYVVETDAVFVTAQTTLRALAISLAGAAPVIALKLVVFGILVYGLLLKPRAPRVALLRLCPGEYHDVLLALHRRTASTLRAIYVLQGATAVGTFVVALATFAALGYQSPFALAVVAGVLQFVPVLGPSVVVVVLAVVDLVAGDTFRAMIVFVVGLILIGFVPDAVIRPRLAGGATDLPVSVYFVGFVGGLLTLGAIGFVVGPLVVALLAETVSLLSQNGVTTQQQLLGSVSTATRGSRSGGGDGAGGFPSGGDADHVVDGGASAGGAGDGGDGGGAGDSAETGDDDGAGTDGDEDDGDAGGGAGSGTADDPTR, from the coding sequence ATGCAACCGAGCCGGCGGACCGCACTCGCGGCGTTGCTCGCCGGCCTCCTCGTCGTCACGGCGGCCGTGTTGGAGAGCGTGCTCTCGACGGTCGTGTTCGCGATCACGGTCGCGTACGTGTTGTACCCACTGCGGCAGTGGATCAGCGCACGCGGCTACCCGGACCGCGTCGCCGCAGGCACGGCGACCGTCGCGGGCTTCCTCGGCGTCGTCGCGCTGGCGGCGCCGCTGTCGTACGTCCTCTACCGGCGGCGGCGCGACCTGCTCGACTTCTTCGCGACGATCCCTGCAGAGATCGTGATCGACCTCGGCTCGATGGTGTACGTCGTCGAGACCGACGCGGTGTTCGTCACCGCGCAGACGACGCTGCGGGCGCTCGCCATCTCGCTGGCGGGTGCCGCGCCGGTGATCGCGTTGAAACTCGTCGTGTTCGGGATCCTCGTGTACGGCCTGCTGTTGAAGCCGCGGGCGCCGCGCGTGGCGCTGCTGCGACTGTGCCCGGGCGAGTACCACGACGTCCTACTGGCGCTCCACCGCCGGACGGCCTCGACGCTGCGTGCGATCTACGTGCTCCAGGGGGCGACCGCGGTCGGCACGTTCGTCGTCGCACTCGCCACCTTCGCGGCGCTGGGCTACCAGTCGCCGTTCGCGCTCGCGGTCGTCGCGGGCGTCCTCCAGTTCGTCCCGGTGCTCGGCCCGAGCGTCGTCGTCGTCGTGCTGGCGGTCGTTGACCTCGTCGCCGGCGACACCTTCCGGGCGATGATCGTCTTCGTCGTCGGCCTGATCCTCATCGGCTTCGTCCCGGACGCGGTGATCAGGCCGCGCCTCGCCGGCGGCGCGACCGACCTCCCCGTCTCGGTGTACTTCGTCGGCTTCGTCGGCGGCCTGCTCACGCTCGGGGCCATCGGCTTCGTCGTCGGGCCGCTCGTCGTCGCGCTGCTCGCGGAGACAGTGAGCCTCCTCTCACAGAACGGCGTCACCACCCAACAGCAGTTGCTCGGCTCGGTCTCCACCGCGACTCGGGGGTCGCGGTCCGGCGGCGGCGACGGTGCCGGCGGGTTCCCGAGCGGTGGCGACGCCGACCACGTCGTCGACGGCGGAGCCTCGGCGGGCGGTGCGGGTGACGGGGGTGACGGGGGTGGCGCGGGTGATTCGGCCGAGACGGGCGACGACGACGGCGCCGGCACCGACGGCGACGAAGACGACGGTGACGCGGGTGGCGGCGCCGGGTCGGGGACGGCGGACGACCCTACTCGCTGA
- a CDS encoding sulfurtransferase, translating into MSDTFVSAGWVAERLDDSDVRVVDVRDAWEYDGIGHLPGAVSVPFDEFRSDAGDEGMLPGVDRWRDLLSTAGVGTDDELVAYDDEHGVFAARFLVTAELYGHDPAKLHVLDGDYSAWSRERPTERGAPDTEPTTYEPGEPRRSPLVDFAGVEERLHSDTVIVDTRDPEEYAAGHLPGAVQVDWLELVDADTRGLKPREEVASILADAGITPDREVLLYCNTARRISHTYLVLRHLGYEDVLFYEGSLTEWEARDGATVSE; encoded by the coding sequence ATGAGCGACACGTTCGTCTCGGCCGGGTGGGTGGCCGAGCGCCTCGACGACTCCGACGTCCGCGTCGTCGACGTCCGCGACGCGTGGGAGTACGACGGCATTGGCCACCTCCCGGGCGCCGTCTCGGTGCCGTTCGACGAGTTCCGCTCGGACGCGGGCGACGAGGGGATGCTCCCCGGCGTCGACCGCTGGCGCGACCTGCTGTCGACCGCGGGCGTCGGCACCGACGACGAACTCGTCGCCTACGACGACGAACACGGCGTGTTCGCCGCGCGCTTCCTCGTCACCGCCGAGTTGTACGGGCACGACCCCGCGAAGCTGCACGTGCTCGACGGCGACTACAGCGCGTGGAGTCGCGAGCGCCCGACCGAGCGCGGCGCGCCCGACACCGAGCCGACGACGTACGAACCGGGCGAGCCGCGGCGCTCGCCACTCGTGGACTTCGCCGGCGTCGAAGAGCGGCTCCACAGTGACACCGTGATCGTCGACACGCGCGACCCCGAGGAATACGCCGCGGGCCACCTCCCCGGCGCGGTCCAGGTGGACTGGCTGGAACTGGTCGACGCCGACACCCGCGGGCTGAAACCCCGCGAGGAGGTTGCGTCGATCCTCGCGGACGCGGGGATCACCCCCGACCGGGAGGTGCTGTTGTACTGCAACACCGCGCGTCGGATCAGCCACACGTACCTCGTGCTCCGACACCTCGGCTACGAGGACGTGCTGTTCTACGAGGGGAGCCTCACCGAGTGGGAGGCACGCGACGGGGCGACCGTCAGCGAGTAG
- a CDS encoding sulfurtransferase, which translates to MTDYAKDVLVDADWVEAHLDEFQSDDPAYRLVEVDVDTEAYDSGHAPGAIGFNWETDLQDQTQRDVLTKADFEALNAEHGIANDSTVVLYGDNSNWFAAYTYWQYKYYGHDDVKLLDGGREYWIENDYPTTEEEPSFPATEYTASDPDESIRAYRGDVEDAIDAGVPLVDVRSPEEYSGEILAPPGLQETAQRGGHIPGARNISWASVTNDDGTFKTKDELEDLYSDVLAAGDDEIVAYCRIGERSSVAWFALHELVGADQTVNYDGSWTEWGNLVRAPIVKGSEPGGE; encoded by the coding sequence ATGACAGACTACGCGAAGGACGTGCTCGTCGACGCCGACTGGGTGGAAGCCCACCTCGACGAGTTCCAGTCCGACGACCCGGCGTACCGACTGGTCGAAGTCGACGTGGACACCGAGGCGTACGACTCCGGCCACGCGCCCGGCGCCATCGGCTTCAACTGGGAGACCGACCTCCAGGACCAGACGCAGCGCGACGTGCTCACGAAGGCGGACTTCGAAGCGCTCAACGCCGAGCACGGCATCGCGAACGACTCGACGGTCGTCCTCTACGGCGACAACTCGAACTGGTTCGCGGCGTACACCTACTGGCAGTACAAGTACTACGGCCACGACGACGTGAAACTGCTCGACGGCGGTCGCGAGTACTGGATCGAGAACGACTACCCGACCACCGAGGAGGAGCCCTCGTTCCCCGCGACCGAGTACACGGCGTCCGACCCCGACGAGTCCATCCGCGCGTACCGCGGCGACGTCGAGGACGCCATCGACGCGGGCGTCCCGCTCGTCGACGTGCGCTCGCCCGAGGAGTACAGCGGCGAGATTCTCGCCCCGCCGGGCCTGCAGGAGACCGCCCAGCGCGGCGGCCACATCCCCGGCGCCCGCAACATCTCGTGGGCATCGGTCACCAACGACGACGGGACGTTCAAGACGAAAGACGAGCTCGAAGACCTCTACAGCGACGTGCTCGCGGCGGGCGACGACGAGATCGTCGCCTACTGCCGCATCGGCGAGCGCTCCTCGGTCGCGTGGTTCGCGCTCCACGAACTCGTCGGCGCCGACCAGACCGTCAACTACGACGGCTCGTGGACCGAGTGGGGCAACCTCGTCCGCGCGCCGATCGTGAAGGGGAGCGAACCCGGCGGCGAGTAA
- a CDS encoding PQQ-binding-like beta-propeller repeat protein — protein sequence MSQISRRTALQATGALLFSAAVHPTLATADGHSHTDWTSFGGNGGNTGYNPEARVPKQNVGARWRYDMLPGFPSGPAVVDGTVYFTSAQGEVFAVEVATGERKWRTSLDEPLGDIPDDIPTPCVASGSVFVGSKNGKLYSLNAVTGNRNWSISTSSEITTPVGESNGRVYFIDDGVNAVDAESGDELWRFDDEFFFESGLGIVDGTVYAGSSGGTMYALDGADGSVVWTTDLGGEVRAPPAVTDEAVYVGTENGNFFALSRADGAPEWTTELNQDVITSPAVSDERVFIGGEGQSDFYALDRASGSVEWTAFISEEEASVRASPAVADGVVFITHGDLRAIDAETGEDLWRYPRGDFISSPPAIVDGVIVVGNWDHSLYAISSDTFEPKTPTATDTETVTATETETAVSDETSTSTNQNDMQTEQTPIEATGTTTEEPVNRGFITNGEEGQLDALSDPYVLTIGGFALSVAGVLHSMIGGQ from the coding sequence ATGAGTCAAATTAGTCGTAGAACGGCGCTACAAGCTACCGGTGCCCTTCTTTTTTCGGCGGCTGTACATCCTACGCTGGCGACGGCGGACGGCCACTCACACACCGACTGGACGTCGTTTGGCGGAAACGGTGGAAACACGGGCTACAATCCAGAAGCTCGTGTACCAAAGCAGAACGTCGGCGCACGCTGGCGATACGATATGCTACCTGGGTTCCCGTCGGGCCCAGCAGTCGTTGATGGAACGGTATATTTCACTTCTGCACAGGGAGAGGTGTTCGCTGTTGAGGTGGCGACTGGCGAACGGAAGTGGCGGACCAGCCTTGATGAGCCGCTGGGTGATATCCCCGATGACATACCGACACCGTGTGTCGCCTCTGGGTCAGTCTTTGTCGGATCAAAAAACGGGAAGCTCTACTCCCTCAACGCCGTGACAGGCAACAGAAACTGGAGCATCTCCACCAGTAGTGAAATTACCACACCGGTTGGCGAATCGAACGGTCGGGTGTATTTCATAGACGACGGAGTCAACGCAGTTGATGCCGAATCCGGTGATGAACTGTGGCGCTTCGACGACGAGTTCTTTTTCGAATCTGGGCTTGGAATCGTCGATGGGACGGTCTATGCTGGGAGTAGCGGGGGAACCATGTACGCCCTAGACGGGGCTGACGGTTCTGTCGTCTGGACTACTGATCTCGGCGGCGAAGTTCGGGCCCCACCAGCAGTCACCGACGAGGCGGTCTACGTGGGTACTGAAAACGGGAACTTCTTCGCGCTCTCCCGTGCAGACGGCGCTCCCGAATGGACGACCGAACTGAACCAGGACGTCATCACGTCGCCCGCAGTGTCAGACGAGCGGGTGTTTATCGGGGGGGAAGGCCAGTCCGACTTCTATGCGCTCGACCGTGCGAGCGGGTCGGTCGAGTGGACAGCCTTCATCTCTGAAGAGGAAGCGAGTGTGCGAGCGTCACCGGCCGTAGCTGATGGGGTGGTGTTCATTACGCACGGTGACCTGCGGGCGATAGACGCCGAGACGGGTGAAGACCTCTGGCGATATCCGCGTGGTGATTTTATCAGCTCACCGCCCGCCATCGTGGATGGTGTAATTGTCGTCGGTAATTGGGATCACAGCTTGTACGCTATCTCCAGCGATACATTCGAACCGAAGACACCCACTGCTACTGATACAGAGACGGTTACTGCGACCGAGACAGAGACTGCGGTCTCAGACGAGACCAGTACGTCCACGAACCAAAACGATATGCAAACAGAACAGACTCCAATCGAAGCAACTGGGACCACGACGGAGGAGCCAGTCAACCGTGGATTCATCACGAACGGTGAGGAGGGACAACTCGACGCACTGAGCGACCCCTACGTACTGACGATCGGTGGGTTCGCGCTCTCCGTCGCTGGCGTCCTTCACTCAATGATCGGAGGTCAGTAA
- a CDS encoding PH domain-containing protein: MARGKPAVWSTILGLPFIVAGVYVYVGGLEVPPLVGLPFAVFGGFIVVMGFYIHFVAAPESPTMRDDEHIVDKRHPTQRVALVKICLGLPLLAATVYLMFFSQVPYVYPTVTLLVGLYFFSKGLEVYWSNSLTTYYLTNRRMIREYRLISLIRQELPLDKVRGVEERKSVTEALVGLGNVKVASGGGGGSLKIVMRNMEQSTKFADQIREYV; encoded by the coding sequence ATGGCCCGAGGGAAACCAGCTGTCTGGAGTACGATCCTCGGCTTACCGTTCATCGTCGCTGGAGTCTACGTCTATGTGGGTGGACTTGAGGTGCCGCCGCTTGTTGGCCTTCCGTTCGCCGTATTTGGAGGCTTCATCGTCGTCATGGGGTTCTATATCCACTTCGTAGCAGCACCAGAGTCGCCGACGATGCGGGACGATGAGCACATCGTCGACAAGCGTCATCCGACACAACGAGTTGCGTTGGTGAAGATCTGCCTCGGTCTTCCACTGCTCGCGGCGACCGTGTACCTCATGTTCTTCTCGCAAGTCCCATACGTCTACCCGACAGTGACCCTGCTCGTCGGCCTGTATTTCTTCTCCAAAGGCCTGGAGGTGTACTGGTCGAACAGCCTCACCACTTACTACCTGACCAATCGACGGATGATTCGTGAGTACCGTCTTATCTCTCTCATTCGTCAGGAACTACCGCTGGATAAAGTGCGCGGCGTCGAGGAACGCAAATCAGTGACCGAGGCGCTCGTCGGCCTTGGAAATGTGAAGGTGGCAAGCGGTGGGGGAGGCGGCTCGCTTAAGATCGTCATGCGAAACATGGAGCAGTCGACGAAGTTCGCCGATCAGATCCGCGAGTACGTCTAG
- a CDS encoding stage II sporulation protein M gives MSRPSDGSRSVSGALSAAGRLLRDRPAVVLPAYLLAVGLTGAARVPVLVGLAVAVGSLAVTGRLERLVRAGVELQEAVRETDATGAGGLGGAGGGQGVPDPAVDAFGDAVANAVTPTVVAAVGLGVVGAFVVGYLARAVAAAVTYGTVWAGLDGRRPLVSGVRAAGRWRTFLGIALVRSVVTLVALGLPLFVGLNLAVSPVVLAQQDASAAAALAVLLVVALTGLGVVVVLVAAFLLVFAESAAVVDDRGAWGSIRASLGFVRRQPGQSVGFALVAVGAYVAVAVGVGVANAAGAGSLGGIVLPLLVAPFLDAGATALYAGVDDADGAAATDATDDDRPGVADRLRRGLALGWAELRGFLRSHPLSVMAALGLLTGGIAAGYALTAPYGLAAAGPTDVAGVFGAVAVGPFVTIAANNWLVSVGLAYGGVAFGLPAVSGLVFNGVLVGALAGVFDRTAFLALVAPHGVLELPVIAVAGGLGLHLGGVGWRAVRGRADAETVAGELERAAWVLVGIGILLVVASAIEAFLTPRIAAAVLGG, from the coding sequence ATGTCACGTCCCTCCGACGGGTCGCGGTCGGTCTCCGGCGCGCTGAGCGCCGCGGGTCGACTCCTCCGCGACCGTCCCGCCGTCGTCCTCCCCGCGTACCTGCTCGCCGTCGGCCTCACGGGCGCCGCACGCGTCCCGGTGCTCGTCGGCCTCGCCGTCGCCGTCGGGTCGCTGGCCGTCACCGGACGACTCGAACGACTCGTCCGCGCCGGCGTCGAACTCCAGGAGGCGGTCCGCGAGACCGACGCGACGGGGGCGGGTGGCCTCGGCGGGGCGGGCGGTGGACAGGGCGTCCCCGACCCCGCGGTGGACGCCTTCGGCGACGCCGTCGCCAACGCCGTCACGCCGACGGTCGTCGCGGCGGTCGGCCTCGGCGTCGTCGGTGCCTTCGTCGTCGGCTACCTCGCGCGAGCGGTCGCGGCGGCGGTGACGTACGGCACCGTCTGGGCCGGCCTTGACGGTCGCCGACCCCTCGTCTCGGGCGTCCGCGCGGCGGGCCGGTGGCGGACGTTCCTCGGCATCGCGCTCGTGCGGAGCGTCGTCACGCTCGTCGCGCTTGGACTACCGCTGTTCGTCGGCCTGAACCTCGCCGTCTCGCCCGTCGTGCTGGCCCAGCAGGACGCCTCGGCGGCGGCCGCCCTCGCGGTTCTGCTGGTCGTCGCGTTGACCGGTCTCGGCGTCGTGGTCGTGCTCGTCGCGGCGTTCCTGCTCGTGTTCGCCGAGTCCGCCGCCGTGGTCGACGACCGCGGCGCGTGGGGGTCGATCCGGGCGAGCCTCGGGTTCGTCCGCCGTCAGCCGGGCCAGTCGGTCGGGTTCGCGCTCGTCGCGGTCGGCGCGTACGTCGCCGTCGCGGTCGGCGTCGGCGTCGCCAACGCCGCCGGCGCCGGCAGTCTCGGCGGCATCGTGCTCCCGCTGCTCGTCGCGCCGTTCCTCGACGCGGGGGCGACCGCGCTGTACGCCGGCGTCGACGACGCGGACGGAGCAGCTGCGACCGACGCGACCGACGACGACCGACCCGGGGTCGCGGACCGACTCCGGCGTGGCCTCGCGCTCGGGTGGGCTGAGTTACGCGGCTTCCTGCGGAGCCACCCGCTGTCGGTCATGGCGGCGCTCGGTCTCCTCACCGGAGGGATCGCAGCGGGGTACGCACTCACCGCGCCGTACGGTCTGGCCGCCGCCGGCCCCACCGACGTGGCCGGCGTGTTCGGCGCCGTCGCGGTCGGCCCGTTCGTCACCATCGCGGCGAACAACTGGCTCGTGAGCGTCGGCCTCGCCTACGGCGGCGTCGCGTTCGGCCTCCCCGCCGTCTCGGGGTTGGTGTTCAACGGCGTGCTCGTCGGCGCGCTCGCCGGCGTGTTCGACCGGACGGCGTTCCTCGCGCTCGTCGCCCCACATGGCGTGCTCGAACTGCCGGTCATCGCCGTCGCAGGCGGACTGGGCCTCCACCTCGGGGGCGTCGGCTGGCGAGCGGTCCGGGGACGGGCGGACGCCGAGACGGTCGCCGGCGAACTGGAGCGGGCGGCGTGGGTGCTCGTCGGGATCGGGATCTTGCTGGTCGTCGCGTCAGCCATCGAGGCGTTCCTCACGCCGCGGATCGCAGCGGCGGTGCTGGGCGGGTGA
- a CDS encoding transcription antitermination protein, translated as MDAATFSDEFRDDNETPLSRLGSSKSLYALTGGEMDADAVRAAVAAEFALAGRTFEAWSAGEANGDAAALFGDVAEDARGHRDVADAGVDPEADDVHDYPEYDLLDDLDETVERAGGLYARLVVTHTRAEQTVGFFVGDADPASSNDFRGVRDDLSERLDDALDLLATVCDGDDDWTAAREAADAVVEAAYDDYVTTLESMGVKPKNVC; from the coding sequence ATGGACGCAGCCACCTTCTCCGACGAGTTCCGCGACGACAACGAGACGCCGCTGTCGCGACTCGGCTCCTCGAAGTCGCTGTACGCGCTCACCGGCGGCGAGATGGACGCCGACGCCGTCCGCGCGGCGGTCGCCGCGGAGTTCGCCCTCGCGGGCCGGACGTTCGAGGCGTGGAGCGCCGGGGAGGCCAACGGCGACGCGGCGGCGCTGTTCGGCGACGTGGCCGAGGACGCCCGTGGCCACCGTGACGTGGCTGACGCGGGCGTCGACCCCGAGGCCGACGACGTGCACGACTACCCCGAGTACGACCTGCTGGACGACCTCGACGAGACGGTCGAACGCGCAGGCGGCCTGTACGCCCGACTCGTCGTCACCCACACCCGCGCCGAGCAGACGGTCGGCTTCTTCGTCGGCGACGCCGACCCCGCCTCCTCGAACGACTTCCGCGGCGTCCGCGACGACCTCTCCGAACGTCTCGACGACGCGCTCGACCTGCTCGCGACCGTCTGCGACGGCGACGACGACTGGACGGCGGCCCGCGAGGCGGCCGACGCGGTGGTCGAGGCGGCGTACGACGACTACGTCACGACGCTGGAGTCGATGGGCGTCAAGCCGAAGAACGTCTGCTGA
- a CDS encoding tubulin/FtsZ family protein, translating to MRIAVVAVGQAGGKIADALLRYERDSEVDFVVDAVAVNTARADLLGLREVPPGNRVLIGGDRVKGHGAGADNELGAELARDDIGEVRDAVDAIPTSDVDAFLVVAGLGGGTGSGGAPVIASEIRRIYEEPVFALGVLPARDEGGIYTLNAARSLKTVVDHADATLLFDNGAHRETGESLAGGYSRVNETIARRIGVLCSAGEATDPTPEKVVDASEIINTLGRSGGVASIGYASTPLDRKRGLFGGFKPVSEDALESTTRVTATVRRAALGNLTLPCELRDVERALVVVSGPPETLSRKGVEDGRAWLEEATGTPEVRDGDYPLRDTDHLAALVLLGGVTEAPRLRELRAAAVEAQRNVAAIAERANLSAGVWDTEGLDPLF from the coding sequence ATGAGAATCGCCGTCGTCGCCGTCGGACAGGCTGGCGGAAAGATCGCTGACGCGCTCCTCCGGTACGAACGCGACAGCGAGGTCGACTTCGTCGTCGACGCCGTCGCCGTCAACACCGCCCGCGCGGACCTCCTCGGACTGCGCGAGGTGCCGCCCGGTAACCGCGTGCTGATCGGCGGCGACCGCGTGAAGGGCCACGGCGCCGGCGCCGACAACGAACTCGGCGCCGAACTCGCGCGCGACGACATCGGCGAGGTGCGCGACGCCGTCGACGCGATCCCGACGAGCGACGTGGACGCGTTCCTCGTCGTCGCGGGACTCGGCGGCGGCACCGGGTCTGGCGGCGCACCCGTGATCGCCAGCGAGATCCGGCGGATCTACGAGGAACCCGTCTTCGCGCTGGGCGTGCTCCCCGCCCGCGACGAGGGGGGCATCTACACGCTCAACGCCGCGCGGTCGCTCAAGACCGTCGTCGACCACGCCGACGCCACCCTGTTGTTCGACAACGGCGCCCACCGCGAGACGGGCGAGAGTCTGGCTGGCGGCTACAGCCGCGTCAACGAGACGATCGCCCGCCGGATCGGCGTGCTGTGTTCGGCGGGAGAGGCGACCGATCCGACGCCGGAGAAGGTCGTCGACGCCAGCGAGATCATCAACACGCTCGGGCGAAGCGGCGGCGTGGCCTCAATCGGCTACGCGTCGACGCCGCTCGACCGCAAGCGAGGGTTGTTCGGCGGATTCAAGCCCGTCTCGGAGGACGCGCTGGAGTCGACGACGCGCGTGACCGCGACCGTCCGGCGGGCGGCGCTCGGAAACCTCACTCTGCCGTGTGAACTCCGCGACGTGGAGCGGGCACTCGTGGTCGTGAGCGGGCCACCGGAGACGCTCTCGCGCAAGGGGGTCGAAGACGGCCGCGCGTGGTTGGAGGAGGCGACCGGGACGCCCGAGGTTCGCGACGGCGACTACCCCCTGCGCGACACCGACCACCTTGCGGCGCTCGTGCTGCTCGGCGGAGTGACCGAGGCGCCGCGCCTGCGAGAACTCCGTGCCGCCGCCGTCGAGGCGCAACGCAACGTCGCCGCCATCGCCGAGCGTGCCAACCTCTCGGCGGGCGTGTGGGACACCGAGGGGCTGGACCCGCTGTTTTGA
- a CDS encoding DUF7553 family protein, producing MTRQLLTDASEHLRRAADATDGDTAARFERVADALANAAEADAGPDHGWMAKRIHTIRDAASDAGTEAADHAEAAVECISEYREGVPGV from the coding sequence ATGACACGACAACTGCTGACGGACGCGAGCGAGCACCTCCGACGGGCCGCCGACGCGACCGACGGCGACACAGCAGCGCGGTTCGAGCGCGTCGCCGACGCGCTGGCGAACGCGGCCGAGGCCGACGCCGGCCCCGACCACGGCTGGATGGCCAAGCGCATCCACACGATCCGCGACGCCGCGAGCGACGCCGGCACGGAGGCGGCCGACCACGCCGAGGCCGCCGTCGAGTGCATCAGCGAGTACCGCGAGGGCGTCCCCGGCGTCTGA